The window AACCGGGTTACACACCCGACATCGACTGCTATTTGCGGCACGGCGGCTACGAGGCGTTAAAGAAGGCGCTCGCGATGCAGCCGCTGGATTTGCCCGACGGCAAAAAGAAATCGCCGCAGGAACAAATCCGCGACGAAGTGATGAAATCCGGCCTGCGCGGTCGCGGCGGCGCGGGGTTTTCCTGCGGACTCAAGTGGAGCTTTGTGGATCGCCGCAGCGGCAAGCCGATTTATCTCATATGCAACGCGGACGAGTCCGAGCCGGGCACGTTCAAAGATCGCCAGGTCATTCACAAGGACCCGCATCAGCTCATCGAGGGGATGATCCTCTCCTGCTGGGCGAATGACGTGAAGCTCGCCTACATCTACATCCGCGGAGAGTTTGCCGAGGGCGCGAAGATTCTGAACCGCGCGCTCGCTGAGGCCCGCGAAAAGAATTTCCTCGGCAAAAACGTTCTCGGCAGCGGCTACAATCTCGACATCTGGTTGCATCGCGGCGCGGGCGCCTACATCTGCGGCGAGGAGACCGGCCTCATCGAATCGCTCGAAGGCAAACGCGCCTATCCGCGGATCAAGCCGCCCTACTTTCCCGCGGTGCTCGGCCTCTACCTGTGCCCGACCATCGTCAACAACGTCGAGACGCTCTGCGCCGTGAAACATATAGTGGCAATGGGCGCCGCCGAATACGCGAAGCTCGGCACGCCGAACAACACCGGCACGCGCATCGTCAGCATCAG of the Candidatus Angelobacter sp. genome contains:
- the nuoF gene encoding NADH-quinone oxidoreductase subunit NuoF gives rise to the protein MPQEYRLILKHADQPGYTPDIDCYLRHGGYEALKKALAMQPLDLPDGKKKSPQEQIRDEVMKSGLRGRGGAGFSCGLKWSFVDRRSGKPIYLICNADESEPGTFKDRQVIHKDPHQLIEGMILSCWANDVKLAYIYIRGEFAEGAKILNRALAEAREKNFLGKNVLGSGYNLDIWLHRGAGAYICGEETGLIESLEGKRAYPRIKPPYFPAVLGLYLCPTIVNNVETLCAVKHIVAMGAAEYAKLGTPNNTGTRIVSISGHVKKPGYYEVEVGKVTLGELINDPAFGGGLREGRALKAVIPGGSSAKVFKAGEKFKLKRKGPDGQVTPIEVDLLDLPYDFDSLAQAGSMSGSGAIIVMDDTTDIVEALANIAEFYAHESCGQCTPCREGSLWMAKALHRLTSGRGRKQDADYLLHIAQNIQGRTICAFGEACAWPVLSFVKKFKDEFEAKGAADEARSVVKNSLRREETEIAASSHH